The Paenibacillus sp. RC334 nucleotide sequence ATCGCTATGATCCTATCGCCATTACCGGGCAGATTGATATGATCGTGGATATGCTGATTGAAAGAGAAACAGAGAATAAAGCGAAAAAATAAGTATATGATCCACATTCGTAAGCATTTTACTACATGGGCAGTATGGCCGTGGGTGAGGTGCTTTTTTTGTGAGATCGTTTTTTGTTGCAATCGGTTACATTCTAAGATATCCAAAACAAATCAATTCCAAAAAAAATAGCCTCCAAAAACCCATGCTTAGAGATGGATTTGGAGGTTATTTCTTAGCCCGTTATTCGGCTGCGTACGATCAATAAGGTTTGCGCTTTGATTTGTCCAATTTCACGAATGAGTGCAGCCGTTTTCGCTTCATAGGCGTGTTTGGCATCCAAATCTTTCAGGGAAGCAAGGTTAATGTCAACGGTGAGCAGGGCGGATTGGGCGGCAGCCTCGAACAGGATCGCCCCTATGCCGAGATCAGAAATGACATTTTTGTTGGACAGCTCCACGATACTGTAGGCACGCTGCATTCCGTCCCGGCATACTTCCAGCAAACGCATCGGCACCTCAATGGCGGCGATCACCGCGGTCTGTAGGGAATGGGTTCGATAGCGTTTTTCTTCGTCTGTTTCTTTGGGCAAGCGCAATGCGGTCATGTATTGTTCAAAGGATTGAATGTCTGCGTTCATCAGTTCCTCACAGCGTGTGAACAGGTTTTCCATGCTGTGAATCACTTCGGCGATTTGTCCATGAACATGCGCGTACTTTTC carries:
- a CDS encoding cyclodeaminase/cyclohydrolase family protein — protein: MSELSWSDSIGHFLREAGSAAPTPGGGSVSALAAALGAAMTSMTANLSQGEKYAHVHGQIAEVIHSMENLFTRCEELMNADIQSFEQYMTALRLPKETDEEKRYRTHSLQTAVIAAIEVPMRLLEVCRDGMQRAYSIVELSNKNVISDLGIGAILFEAAAQSALLTVDINLASLKDLDAKHAYEAKTAALIREIGQIKAQTLLIVRSRITG